A stretch of DNA from Mycolicibacterium celeriflavum:
CGTTCGATCTTGCTGCACGTCTGGGGATGGTGTGGGGTGGAGTTGATGGCGCGGGTGCCCAGGGCGCGGGAGTGATCGTCGAGAGTGCCGGCGATGGCGACTTTCGTTCCATCAGCGAGCCGCCAGCTGGTCCAGTCTGACCTGCCAACATTGGTTGGGTCGCGTGTAGCAGAACCGTTGGATCGCCGAATTGGGGCGTTTTTGCGGTTGCGGCGTGATCAGGCTGTGACGGGTCAAAATTCGCCACACTATTGAGCGCGCCGGAGTGGGCAGTCCCTGGCGTTGCAGCGCCCGCAGGATCGACTGCGGACCGTGGTCTAAGCCCAGCTCAACGAGCTCGTTGCGTTTACGCAGCACCACCTCTTCCACGGCGGTCGGCGTCTTACCTGGGCACGATTTTGGACGACGTGAGCGCTCATGCAGACCGCCGATCCCCTCGGCCAGAAACTGCCGTCGCCACTTGTAGAAACATTTGCCGACTCATCCGATGCTGCCCACAGAACTGCGAAACATTAACAACCTGACCGACATACGCCCTCGCGGCACGGATATCCATCGCCGTCACCTTCTGGACCATGGACCATCCTGGTCCCACGCCCTACCCAGGTGTCAGCGATGTTCCGAGACATACACCTGTCAGCGATGTCCTGAAACAGAACACCCGCACTGGATTTGGCGGCTTTGCCAACTTTGCCGCAACCCGACTTCGTCGCGTTGGCGCAGCGTAATCGCGTCGCTATTAGATTTCTTCGTTGCCAGCGAAGATGGCCTCCCGCTACTTGTGAAGTCCGCCGCGCTGGCTGCCGCAGCGGGTTTGTGGCAATACCGGGTGCCATGGATTACTGTGGCGCAGCCGCTATCTCAGCAACTGGCATGAGTTGTTGCTCAACCAGCCCCACGCATTTATTGTTGTCGCCGGCGACGAACCAGATGTTCGGGCGGCACACCAGATGTTGCAGTCCGATTGCCGAGTGGAGAGGGACTCTGTGCAGCCAGCTGCTGATCGCCTTCACGCCCTTGATGCCGTCCGCGCGTTCGCACTGTTAATTGGCGTCGCAATGCATGTCGTCCCGCCCTGGCTAAAGAATCTGCCGGAGTGGAACTTCGGCGAGACGCCGAGCAACACCGCCGCCGCGATCTGGTTTTTCCCGCACATTTTCCGCATGCCTGTGTTCTTCCTGATCGCCGGCTATTTCGGGCGTCTGTTGGCGGAACGGTACGAAACGAGGAAGTTCATCAAGGACCGCGCGAAGCGCATCGCGATTCCATTGGTCATAACCTTCTTCTTAATCAGCGCCCTGACGGCGGCGGCCTTCGCGCTAGGCTCGCTGGCTTCAGGAATGAGCGTCGCGGACCTGACGGCGCTCGCGCAGGCACGGCGCGAGTACGTGTCGGCCACCGCTGGTGCAGTGCGCGGTGGTGTAACCCTGGGCTATCTCTGGTTCCTGTACTACTTGCTTCTGTTCTACGTGGTAGCGCTCATCCTGCGCGCCACGATCCGCGCGGTAGATCGTGACGGAAACGCCATGTGCGTCATCGACAAAATGCTCGGCATCTTGATGCGCACCGGCCTCGCCGCCGTCGCGTTTGCTCTGCCCGTCGCCGCCTGGTACGTCTTCAAGTGGCACGACTGGGCCCAATGGCAAGGCCTGCCCGCGCCGCAGTCCATCATCCCGAGCATCCCGGCATTGCTAGCCTATGGACTTAGCTTCGCCGTCGGCTGGCTGCTACACCGCCAATCTCACGTGCTCCTGCAGCTTCGCACGCGCTGGGTGGTGTACTCCCTCGCCGCGATCGTGCTCGCCGTCGCATGTTATTTGATCGCAGGCCCGACACCGCAGTGGTCGCCCCACCTCGACGGTTGGCAACTACATATTTACGCGGCGGCATACCTGATGGCGAGCTGGTGTGCGAGTTTCGCACTTATCGGGTTGGCGTTGCGATTCCTATCGAACGCCAGTCCCGTGCGCCGCTACGTGGCAGATTCTTCGTACTGGGTGTACCTGATGCATCCGGTGTCGATCATCTTCTTCATGCAATTGCTGCGTCCGCTCGGCTGGCACTGGAGCGTGAGATTCACGATCACTTTAGCCGCCTCGGTGCTTGTGCTGCTATTGAGCTATCACGCGTTCGTGCGCTTCACGTTCATAGGCGCGACACTCAACGGCCGCCGCCGCCCGCGCCAATCCGCGCCAGAAGACGCCCGCACCGTCGGAGTCTTCAGGGATTGGACACGGGGTTTCGGGCGAACGTGGGCATCGAAGATTCGCGCACGGTCACACAATCACAGCCCCGACACCGATTCCGCGGACGCGGTGTCAACTGATTCGAGTCCAGGAGGTGGGGCAGAAATGCCCAATTCCGGCGAACCCGCGCACGCGTTTCGGGGATACCGACCTCGCGACGATGGTAGGTTCCATCGCGATTAGATACACCAGACTCGCAATAGACCGCATTTGCGAGCTGGCGAAGGGCTCGTTTTGTGAGCGCATCGGTAAAAGGGGGGTCGATGCTCCGCGAGAAATACGACGAGGCCGCCACTGTCCACGGCGAGTACGAATGGTGGGCGCCTGGTGTGGATTCAGCTGACCCCACCGGACAAGATCGGCAATCCCGACGCGCTGCAGCCCTGAAAGTTTCCGCATTGCGGACCTTCGGCGGGCTGGCATTTGCTGCGGTCTTATGGCTGCTCGATTTACAGCTCGGAGCCGCTCTGCTTACGTTGGTGGTGATCGGGCTCGCAGTGGTTGCGGTCGCTTGGCCTGCCGTGGGGCGGACGATCGACGCGGGCATCTCCAGAGTGGCGGCGTGGGTCGGGCGACTCCTGTCGACGGTGGTATTGGCGATCGTCTATTTCGTCGTGATAGTGCCGGTGTCGCTCTGTCTCCGCCTCTTCGGTCGCAACCTTCTTGCTTCACCCGGCGTCAGCCCCGACAGCACCTGGGTTATCAAGCCACGGGTCTCGGATCAAGCGATGGCTCGCCGCCAATTCGCCGTCGAACCGGAATTATCGGTTTCGAAACCGAGAGGACGGGCCGCCACAGCAAGACACCTTGCGGTGATGACGTTTCGTGCAGCGGTGTTGTTGGTGGCCGTTGATCTTATTGTTGGGATGGCATTCCCGCACTGGGCCCCCCACGGCGGGGTACGCGTTGGGGGCAAACTAGGCACGTGGGACGACATCTTCACCGCACAGATCTCCTCAGCCGCTATGGCGGCGGATCAACAGTGGGCTGCCGACTGGTTCAATGAGTTCAAAAATATCTACACACACAACGCTTATGTGCCGCTGTTGGGCATGGTGAATCCGGACCACCAAGGTAACTACATCAACATCGTCGACCGCGCTCGCAGGACCTATGTCGCTGAGAGAGTCGGCGACGACGCCACCTCGGTGTATTTCTTCGGCGGCTCGACAACGTGGGGCTACGGTCAACGCGATCTGTACACGCTCCCCTCCCAGGTGGCTCGACTCGCCGAAGAGGACGGTGTTCCGGTCCGGGTCAGCAACTACGGTCAGGTCGCATGGAGCATCTGGCAGGAACTCGGGCTGCTCCAACAGTTGCTCAGTGAGGGGCACATACCCGACGTGGCGGTTTTCTACGACGGTGCGAATGACGTTGCCGAGCAGGTTGAAGGACTGACGACCGACCCGACCTACCCGGGCGGAAACTACGTAAGTCAGGCGGTGGAACGGGCGCGGATGCGTGGCGGGATAGCCGGCCTCAAGGATTCTCTCGCGGGTTTCTACGCTAACCACAGCATTCTGACACGTATCGCCCTGACGTCGAATTCCAGACAGGGTGGGCCGGCACCAACTCCGGAGCTGGCCCAAGAACGGGCTCGCAACGCTGTGCGGCTCTACGAAAGGGCGGTCGAGGTCATCGAAGGCTTGGCAAAGAGCTACGGGTTCAAGGCCGTGTTCGTCTGGCAGCCACTTGCATATACCACTGAAGGCGGTGATGCCGAACGCTTCGCGAGCCCCGACGATTGGGGACTCGGGGCGGCTTACGTCGACGCGACAGAACTCATGGCTCCGCCGATCATCAACCTCGCCGATGTACTAGACGGCGAGAAGCAAGCCGTGTTCATCGACAACGCGCACACCAACGAACTGGGCGCTGAACTTGTTGCGCGAGCAATATATCCACACATCGGGTTGAAGCGATGAACATCCTTGGAATCAGCGCCTACTACCATGACTCGGCTGCCGCCTTGGTCCGAGATGGTCAAATCATTGCGGCCGCGCAGGAGGAACGCTTCACCCGCGTCAAGCACGACGCGGGATTCCCGAAGAACTCCATCGCGTATTGCCTCCGTGCGGGCGGCGTCGACCACGCCGGGATCGATGCAATTGCTTTCTACGAGAAGCCGATAACGAGGTTTATCCGTCTTATCAAGACGTACGGTGCCGTCACCCCCCGGGGCTTTCGATCGTTTCAGACGGCGCTCCCGCTGTGGTTGAGAACGAAACTCTGGATCACCTACGAAATCGAACGCAACCTGAAAGCGCTCGGCTATCAGACGCCATCGGAGCTCTACTTTACCGAGCATCATGAGAGTCACGCCGCAAGCGCCTTCTATCCCTCGCCATTCGAGTCGGCTGCTGTACTGACGATGGACGGAGTCGGCGAGTGGGCAACGGCGAGCATCGGCCGCGGGGACGGCAATCAGCTGCAGATCCACCGCGAAATGCGGTTCCCACACTCGGTGGGGCTGCTCTACTCGGCGTTCACCTACTTCTGTGGGTTCCGAGTCAACTCAGGCGAATACAAGCTTATGGGCCTCGCACCGTATGGTGAGCCGGCCTATGTCGATCTCATTACCGACAATCTTGTCGACATCCACAACGACGGCTCAATCGAACTGAATCTCAAGTACTTTGACTTTCTGGGCGGCCTTACGATGACAAACGATCGTTTCGCCGAACTTTTCGGCGGCCCCCCGCGTCCTCCGGAAGGTGCCATCACACGAAGGGAGATGGATATCGCCCGCTCCATCCAGGAGGTCACAGAAGAGATCGTGATGAGGATGGCCGCGACCGCGGCCGCGGTGACAGGCGAGAAGAACCTGTGCCTGGCGGGTGGTGTCGCCCTCAACAGTGTCGCAAACGGAAGGCTGCTCCGCGAAGGGCCGTTCACCGACCTCTGGATACAGCCGGCGGCTGGGGACGCCGGAGGTTCAATAGGAGCTGCGTTGCACACGTGGTATCAGACCGCCGGTAATCCTCGACCCGTCACCGGTGACTGTATGCAGGGGGCATATCTCGGGCCTGAGTTCTCAGCCGGCGAAATTGCTGCCTATTTATCCGCCCGAGGCTACCCGTTCGAAACGGTGGCGGATGCAGATGAGCGCGCCCGCAAGATCGCAGAACTGGTCGCGGAGGGCTACGTCGTGGGCCTGTTCAACGGACGCATGGAGTTCGGACCTCGGGCCCTTGGTAATCGTTCCATCCTTGGCGATGCAAGGTCGCCGGAGATGCAGTCGGTGATGAATCTCAAGATCAAATACCGGGAGTCGTTCCGCCCGTTTGCGCCATCGATTCTCGAAGAACGGGCAAAGGATTATTTCGACCTTGACGTACCGTCCCCCTACATGCTGCTGGTTAGTCCAGTCCGGGAAGAGATACGTACCGTTGCCAGCACCAGTGGATCCGACGAAATTTTGAGTGAGGTCAACAGGGTACGGTCGTCAATCCCCGCGGTTACTCACGTCGACTATTCGGCGCGCATCCAGACTGTCTCGCGCGAAACGAACCCGTTCTACCACAACGTTCTGGCGTCGTTCGAAGAACTGACGGGTTGCCCCGTGGTGGTCAACACCTCGTTCAACATCCGAGGCGAGCCGATCGTCTGCACTCCAGAGGACGCTTACCGGTGTTTCATGAATACCGAAATGGATTACCTAGTCCTCGAGGACCATGTACTAGACAAACGACTGCAGCCTGGCCGGGAGAACCGGGAGTTGTTCACGATTTCGACGGTGCCCGACTGATGCGCCGCGCAGTCCACGCCTGGAGATTGTTGACAGAGTTCGGCAGGTACGCTGTCGTAAATAGGGCCTACTGGGTCATACCCCTGATCATATTGTTGCTGGGTGTCGCGGGATTCATCGGCGTGGTCCAGATTACTGTTCCATTCACGCTGTACGCGCTTTTCTGAACTACTGCTCGGCGCTGACGATCAGCACCCGAATGGGATAGCCACAAAACGAATCGCCGCAAAAGAATACGCACGACACCATAAGTACAGTAAAAAATTCGGTATGCCCCCTTCAGAGCTCGACAACTTCTTCAATAATCATTCCCAGCTTCTGTGCTGCCCGCGCTGCGGCGGCGACGCGCTGGCCATTCAAGGCAACGGCTTCGGCTGCACGCATTGTCACCAGCACTATTCGGCGCGGGACGGCATCCCATCGCTTTTCATTCCGAACGACTGGAGCGATTCGAAGGATGACGTCACCCAGAAGATCAAGGCGTTTTACGAGGCAAACCCATTTCCCAACTACGACGACTTCGACAGCGTCGGAAGCTTGATCGACAAGGCGCGCAAGGCAGTGTTCGCGAAGCTGCTCGACGATCAGATTCCGTACGGCGCGCGTGTGATCGAATGCGGTTGCGGCACGGGACAGCTCACCAACTTTCTCGCCATTCGTCGTACGGTGATCGGCACCGACCTGTGCCTGAACTCGCTGAAAATGGCCACAGCCTTCAAACAGCAGAACGATCTGAAGCGCGCCCAGTTTCTGCAAATGAATCTGTTCAGGCCGGCGTTCAAGCCGGGCACGTTCGATCTGGTGATCTCAAACGGCGTCCTGCACCACACGAGCGATCCGCAGCTGGGTTTTGAGTCAATCGCGCGGCTCGTGCGGCCAGGCGGTTACATCATGATCGGGCTGTATCACAAGTACGGGCGGTTGGTCACTGATATCCGTCGTGTCGCCTTCAATGCCACCAACGATCGCTTCATGTTCCTCGATCGCCACGCCGTGGACGCGCGTGTCAGCACGCAGAAGCGCCGGTCGTGGTTTATGGATCAGTACAAGAACCCACACGAATCGAAGCACACCGTCGGCGAGGTAATCGGTTGGCTGGAGAAGATCGGCTTCGATTTCGTGCACGCTATCCCGAAGACCGAGCCGTTCAGCGGTCTGGCTGAAGACGAGCAACTGTTCCAGCCGGAGCGGCTCGGCAGCACGTTCGAGCGCATGCTGGTGAATCTCGGGATGATGATCACCGGCCATCGCGAGGGTGGGTTCTTCATCATCGTCGCGAGGAGACCGGTGGAGCGAGGGGTCAGGTCATGAACATGGACGCCGCCTCGCACTATGCCGGGCGAGGTCCGAGGCTACGTTCAGTCTCCGGCAATCGGGCCAAAACGCATAAAGAGGTCTTCTGGGACCACGGCAACCGCAGCCCGTAACACCGGGACGCTGGTTAGGCCGGACTGGAGGCGATCGGCTCGATCTGCTCGCATGTGGAATATGGTGGCGCGTGGGGACGACGTCGCCGGTAGCCTGTGTCGAACGAGGACCACCCGGAACCGGTAGCTGCACAGCGGATCCGAGGGTGCAATGACGCGGATGCCCGACGCCGACAGGCCGTCGGTATGCCGCATGGGGGCGGCCCGTGACGGCGCCGCATCTCCGCGCCGATCGCTGGGTGAGCTTCGGGTCGCCGTTGAAGCTGCTCGCACAGGGCATGCGCAACACAGGCATGGCGTCGACCAACTGGCCTGCGGCGCTGCGTAACTCGGCTACGAAGTGCCGCGTTAACAGCAGGAAGTGGTCAGCGCCGGCCAGCTCAGCGCACCGGCAACAGCTGTTGGAGAGCCGAGCCAACGGCTGCAGTTCGAGGGGCAGCCGAGGATGTTCCTCATCGAGTTGACCGGTGACGGCGTGTGGGAGCGCCGCTGACCGCTTGCGCCTGACGCTCGAAGCGGCGCGCCCAGCGCTTGACTGAGCCCGGCGGCATGTCCACGCCGATTTCATCGCAGAGCGGCGGAATGGTGATCATCGATCGCAGCGGGCTGCAGAACGGCGTACCGGGCGACAGCGGATCGGGGCGGGGGCGGCAGAAGCCCGAGCTTCGGCGACCGCGCAGCCTCGATGGACTTCCTCAAGGCGCCGTCCCGTCAGCGCTACTGAGACCAGTCAGGACTGCCCGGTTCGCCACCGATCACAACTACCGTGGTTCGCGGTGCCTCAGGACCGCAATCAAGTTGAATTTGTTGTCCTATTCCGACAATTCGAGGCCGCGAAAGCGGACAATCTGTGCTGGCGGCGAACGGTCTGACTGATCCGGGAGCTGCACACGTGCGGCTCCCCAGACCGGCCACGCTCTCGCGGCCGAATCATCGGATGCGCACGAAGGGTTACGGAAATGTCTGAGCAGGAAAACAAGCAACTCATTCAGCGGGGCTACGAGGCGTTCGCCGCCGGAGACATCGAGACGGTGATGGCGATGTTCGACGACGACATCGAGTGGGTCCAGCCGGGCGAGAGCGCCGTCAGCGGCACCTATCACGGCAAGACCGAGGTGATGGAGTACCTCGGCCGGCTTGCAGAGAAGTCACTGTCCGTCCGGCTCGACCAGCTGGTCGCCGAGGGCGACACCGTCGTCGCGCTCACCGAGATCAGCGTGGAGGGCCAAACTGGCCGCGACGCCGACGTGTTCACGGTTCGCGACGGCAAGACGACCTCGGTGAGGGTCCACGGCGACACCATGCTGATGGAGCGGGTGTACGGCAAGAAAGAGCTGGCCGCCGGCTGAGGGCGGTGGTCGCGCGGGCCCGTCGTCATGTGATGACGGGCCAGTCATCCCCGCTTTCTACTTGGGCTCGATCGTGCCCGCGCTGATCGCGTTCTGCTCGGTGTGTTCGTCGGCGTCGGGTATGCGCTCGGGATGCAGCATCTCGGCGTAACGCAACTGTTCCGGGATGCCGAACCCGTCGACGAGCAGTTCCGCGTACGGCCGCAACGTGCGGCAGCGTTCGTTGATGCCGCGGGTGACGGCCTTGGCTCGTTCGGTGGAGATGTAGCGGTGTTCGATGAACCAGGCCTTGTCCTCTTCGATCACCGACAGCGCGTACAAGTCGCACACCATGTTGAGGATCTTGCGGGCTTCCTCGTCCTCGCATGAGTCGATACCCGCGACGAACGCTTCCAAGATGATGCGGTCGATGTGGGCGCGGGCGCTGTGCAGCACATGGTCCTGCACGGCGTTGAACGCGTCGAACTCGCTCATCTCCTTGGACTTGCCCTGCAGCCGGCGGGCCACCGTCGAGATCATGTACTCCTCGCGGTCCTCGAACATCTGGACCTGGGTGCCCCGGTTGAAGAGGCTGCCTTCCTCCTCGTTGTCCTGCCGCGTGTCGAGGACGGTCTGCATGATCGTCTCGGCCGCAGTGCGTTTGAGCACCCGCTCGCCGGCGAAGTTCGCGGCGAACCGCACCCATTCGACCGGGCTCATGCTCTTGATGTCGTCGGCGTACGCGGTGAGCAACTCCTTGGCCACCAACTGGGTCAGCACGTGATTGTCGCCCTCGAAGGTGGTGAACACATCGGTGTCGGCTTTCAGCGCGATCAGCCGGTTCTCGGCCATATAGCCTGCGCCACCGCATGCTTCGCGGGCTTCCTGGATCGCGCGGGTGGCATGCCAGGTGTTGGCTGCTTTCAGGCCGGCCGCGCGCGCCTCCAGCTCACGCTGCTCCTCGGGATCGGGATCCTCGGCGCTCTGCAGGTCGTGGCACTTGGCCACGAGCTCGTTCTGGGCGAACTGCAGTGCATAGGACTGCGCGATCAGCGGGAGCAGTCGACGCTGATGGACCAGGTAATCCATGATCAGCACCTCGCGATCGTCGCCTGGCGCTTCGAACTGCCTGCGCTGCAACGCGTATCGAGTTGCGATGTCGAGGGCAACCCGCGCTGCGGCCGCCGCGCTGCCGCCGACGGTGACCCTTCCTCGGATCAGGGTGCCGAGCATCGTGAAGAACCGGCGGCCGGGGTTCTCGATCGGTGAGCTGTACGTGCCGTCGGCAGCCACGTCGCCGTACTTGTTGAGCAGGTTCTCGCGCGGAACCCGTACGTGGTCGAACTGGATGCGGCCGTTGTCGACGCCCGGCAGGCCACCCTTGTAGTGGCAGTCCGACGTGGTCACCCCCGGCAGGTCGTTTCCCTCCTCGTCACGGATCGGCACCACGAGGCAGTGCACGCCGTGGCCGACCCCGTCGGGCGTGATCAGTTGTGCGAAAACCGCTGCAACGCGAGCAGTTTCGGCGGCGCCGCCGATGTAGTCCTTGCGCGACGTCGGCGTGGGGGAGTCGATGATGAACTCCTCGGTGGCCGGATCGTAGGTCGCGGTGGTCTCCAGTGACTGCACGTCGCTGCCGTGCCCGGTTTCGGTCATCGCAAAGCAGCCGAGCAGCTCGAGGTCGATGATCTTCTTGACGTACTTCTCATGGTGGCGCTCGGTGCCCAGGTTTTCGATCGCGCCGCCGAACAGACCCCACTGCACACCGGCTTTGACCATCAGCGACAGGTCGGACATCGCCAGCATCTCGATCTGGGTGACCGCCGCGCCGACGTTGCCGTTGCCGCCGTGTTCCTTCTTGAACCCGTCCTCGGCCGAACCTTGCGCCGCCATGATCTTGAGCTGCTCTGCCACCTTGGTCCTGGCGATGACGGTGTTCGGGGTGTAGTGCGGGCGGAAGATCTCGTTGGACAGTTCCTCGCGCAGCCGGTTCTTCACATCGCGCCAACGGCCGTCGAGCGCATTGCGCAGATGTTCCGCAGTGGTGGTCATAACTCGACGGTAGCCTTCCGCGCGGCACCACAAACTGTGATGTCGTAAACCAAGGCGAACCTGAGTGGATCGCGGCCTTTACGACCGGAGTTGAATCGAGCCATGAGGAACTCCGACGGGCAGCGTATGCAGTGGCGTCCGCACGATTTCGACCACCGCCACAGTGATGTCAGCGGCGGTTGGCTGCGGGCGGCGACGTTCGGTGCGATGGACGGCCTGGTCTCCAACACCGCGCTGATCGCGGGTGTGGGTGCGACGGCCGCCGCGCACACCGTGGTGCTCAGCGGATTCGCCGGTCTGGCGGCGGGCGCGTTCTCGATGGCACTGGGCGAATACACCTCGGTGAAGACGGCCAACGAGCAGATCGACTCCGAAGTCGTTGTCGAGCGCCGCGCGTTCGACATGCATCCGCAGGCCGAGCGCGCCGAGCTCGCCGACGCGTTGGTACAGATGGGGATGTCGCCGCAGACTGCGGCGGTGGCCACGGAGGAGATCCACCGCGACGAGAACCGCGCGATCAACTTCCATCTGGTGCAGGAGATCGGCGTCGACCCCAGCGAGAAGCCGTCGCCGCTCATCGCGGCGGTGTCCTCGTTCGTCACGTTCGCGATCGGCGCGTTCACCCCGCTGATTCCCTACCTCCTCGGTTTCGGGAACCTGTGGCTAGGGCTGCTCTGCGGCGGGCTCGGGTTGATGGTCGCCGGTGGCGTCGCATCGCGCTTCACCAGGAAGCCGCTGTGGTTCGCATCGGCACGGCAACTGGTGTTCGGCGCCGTCGCCGTCGCCGCGACGTACGTCGTCGGGCT
This window harbors:
- a CDS encoding GDSL-type esterase/lipase family protein, with protein sequence MLREKYDEAATVHGEYEWWAPGVDSADPTGQDRQSRRAAALKVSALRTFGGLAFAAVLWLLDLQLGAALLTLVVIGLAVVAVAWPAVGRTIDAGISRVAAWVGRLLSTVVLAIVYFVVIVPVSLCLRLFGRNLLASPGVSPDSTWVIKPRVSDQAMARRQFAVEPELSVSKPRGRAATARHLAVMTFRAAVLLVAVDLIVGMAFPHWAPHGGVRVGGKLGTWDDIFTAQISSAAMAADQQWAADWFNEFKNIYTHNAYVPLLGMVNPDHQGNYINIVDRARRTYVAERVGDDATSVYFFGGSTTWGYGQRDLYTLPSQVARLAEEDGVPVRVSNYGQVAWSIWQELGLLQQLLSEGHIPDVAVFYDGANDVAEQVEGLTTDPTYPGGNYVSQAVERARMRGGIAGLKDSLAGFYANHSILTRIALTSNSRQGGPAPTPELAQERARNAVRLYERAVEVIEGLAKSYGFKAVFVWQPLAYTTEGGDAERFASPDDWGLGAAYVDATELMAPPIINLADVLDGEKQAVFIDNAHTNELGAELVARAIYPHIGLKR
- a CDS encoding helix-turn-helix domain-containing protein, with translation MAEGIGGLHERSRRPKSCPGKTPTAVEEVVLRKRNELVELGLDHGPQSILRALQRQGLPTPARSIVWRILTRHSLITPQPQKRPNSAIQRFCYTRPNQCWQVRLDQLAAR
- a CDS encoding acyl-CoA dehydrogenase family protein; its protein translation is MTTTAEHLRNALDGRWRDVKNRLREELSNEIFRPHYTPNTVIARTKVAEQLKIMAAQGSAEDGFKKEHGGNGNVGAAVTQIEMLAMSDLSLMVKAGVQWGLFGGAIENLGTERHHEKYVKKIIDLELLGCFAMTETGHGSDVQSLETTATYDPATEEFIIDSPTPTSRKDYIGGAAETARVAAVFAQLITPDGVGHGVHCLVVPIRDEEGNDLPGVTTSDCHYKGGLPGVDNGRIQFDHVRVPRENLLNKYGDVAADGTYSSPIENPGRRFFTMLGTLIRGRVTVGGSAAAAARVALDIATRYALQRRQFEAPGDDREVLIMDYLVHQRRLLPLIAQSYALQFAQNELVAKCHDLQSAEDPDPEEQRELEARAAGLKAANTWHATRAIQEAREACGGAGYMAENRLIALKADTDVFTTFEGDNHVLTQLVAKELLTAYADDIKSMSPVEWVRFAANFAGERVLKRTAAETIMQTVLDTRQDNEEEGSLFNRGTQVQMFEDREEYMISTVARRLQGKSKEMSEFDAFNAVQDHVLHSARAHIDRIILEAFVAGIDSCEDEEARKILNMVCDLYALSVIEEDKAWFIEHRYISTERAKAVTRGINERCRTLRPYAELLVDGFGIPEQLRYAEMLHPERIPDADEHTEQNAISAGTIEPK
- a CDS encoding carbamoyltransferase family protein, producing the protein MNILGISAYYHDSAAALVRDGQIIAAAQEERFTRVKHDAGFPKNSIAYCLRAGGVDHAGIDAIAFYEKPITRFIRLIKTYGAVTPRGFRSFQTALPLWLRTKLWITYEIERNLKALGYQTPSELYFTEHHESHAASAFYPSPFESAAVLTMDGVGEWATASIGRGDGNQLQIHREMRFPHSVGLLYSAFTYFCGFRVNSGEYKLMGLAPYGEPAYVDLITDNLVDIHNDGSIELNLKYFDFLGGLTMTNDRFAELFGGPPRPPEGAITRREMDIARSIQEVTEEIVMRMAATAAAVTGEKNLCLAGGVALNSVANGRLLREGPFTDLWIQPAAGDAGGSIGAALHTWYQTAGNPRPVTGDCMQGAYLGPEFSAGEIAAYLSARGYPFETVADADERARKIAELVAEGYVVGLFNGRMEFGPRALGNRSILGDARSPEMQSVMNLKIKYRESFRPFAPSILEERAKDYFDLDVPSPYMLLVSPVREEIRTVASTSGSDEILSEVNRVRSSIPAVTHVDYSARIQTVSRETNPFYHNVLASFEELTGCPVVVNTSFNIRGEPIVCTPEDAYRCFMNTEMDYLVLEDHVLDKRLQPGRENRELFTISTVPD
- a CDS encoding class I SAM-dependent methyltransferase, with product MPPSELDNFFNNHSQLLCCPRCGGDALAIQGNGFGCTHCHQHYSARDGIPSLFIPNDWSDSKDDVTQKIKAFYEANPFPNYDDFDSVGSLIDKARKAVFAKLLDDQIPYGARVIECGCGTGQLTNFLAIRRTVIGTDLCLNSLKMATAFKQQNDLKRAQFLQMNLFRPAFKPGTFDLVISNGVLHHTSDPQLGFESIARLVRPGGYIMIGLYHKYGRLVTDIRRVAFNATNDRFMFLDRHAVDARVSTQKRRSWFMDQYKNPHESKHTVGEVIGWLEKIGFDFVHAIPKTEPFSGLAEDEQLFQPERLGSTFERMLVNLGMMITGHREGGFFIIVARRPVERGVRS
- a CDS encoding VIT1/CCC1 transporter family protein — encoded protein: MRNSDGQRMQWRPHDFDHRHSDVSGGWLRAATFGAMDGLVSNTALIAGVGATAAAHTVVLSGFAGLAAGAFSMALGEYTSVKTANEQIDSEVVVERRAFDMHPQAERAELADALVQMGMSPQTAAVATEEIHRDENRAINFHLVQEIGVDPSEKPSPLIAAVSSFVTFAIGAFTPLIPYLLGFGNLWLGLLCGGLGLMVAGGVASRFTRKPLWFASARQLVFGAVAVAATYVVGLLVGSVVA
- a CDS encoding acyltransferase family protein is translated as MLNQPHAFIVVAGDEPDVRAAHQMLQSDCRVERDSVQPAADRLHALDAVRAFALLIGVAMHVVPPWLKNLPEWNFGETPSNTAAAIWFFPHIFRMPVFFLIAGYFGRLLAERYETRKFIKDRAKRIAIPLVITFFLISALTAAAFALGSLASGMSVADLTALAQARREYVSATAGAVRGGVTLGYLWFLYYLLLFYVVALILRATIRAVDRDGNAMCVIDKMLGILMRTGLAAVAFALPVAAWYVFKWHDWAQWQGLPAPQSIIPSIPALLAYGLSFAVGWLLHRQSHVLLQLRTRWVVYSLAAIVLAVACYLIAGPTPQWSPHLDGWQLHIYAAAYLMASWCASFALIGLALRFLSNASPVRRYVADSSYWVYLMHPVSIIFFMQLLRPLGWHWSVRFTITLAASVLVLLLSYHAFVRFTFIGATLNGRRRPRQSAPEDARTVGVFRDWTRGFGRTWASKIRARSHNHSPDTDSADAVSTDSSPGGGAEMPNSGEPAHAFRGYRPRDDGRFHRD
- a CDS encoding nuclear transport factor 2 family protein, yielding MSEQENKQLIQRGYEAFAAGDIETVMAMFDDDIEWVQPGESAVSGTYHGKTEVMEYLGRLAEKSLSVRLDQLVAEGDTVVALTEISVEGQTGRDADVFTVRDGKTTSVRVHGDTMLMERVYGKKELAAG